One Phragmites australis chromosome 23, lpPhrAust1.1, whole genome shotgun sequence DNA window includes the following coding sequences:
- the LOC133906597 gene encoding uncharacterized protein At2g34160-like produces the protein MQAVRPAAETAEEEVGQAQLVREEAAEAEVKREVAKAAEEVEAAPEEKDVAVVGEEKAEEEGDEEAEAGASAKKNRIQVSTNKKPLYFYVNLAKRYMQNYDEVELSALGMAIGTVVTVAEILKNNGLATEKKILTSTIGTKDESKGRLVRKAKIEILLCKSENFNSIMSSKKSDRPKSAEEEIKI, from the exons ATGCAGGCGGTGCGTCCGGCGGCGGAGAccgcggaggaggaggtcggccaGGCGCAGCTGGTGAGGGAGGAGGCAGCCGAGGCCGAGGTGAAGAGGGAGGTGGCGAAGGctgcggaggaggtggaggcggcgccggaggaGAAGGATGTGGCCGTGGTCGGggaggagaaggctgaggaggagggcgatgaggaggcggaggcgggggcgTCGGCGAAGAAGAACCGCATCCAGGTGTCCACCAACAAGAAGCCGCTCTACTTCTACGTCAACCTCGCCAAG AGGTACATGCAGAACTACGACGAGGTTGAGCTTTCTGCTCTGGGAATGG CCATTGGCACTGTTGTGACTGTTGCTGAGATCCTGAAGAACAATGGCCTCGCCACTGAAAAGA AGATCCTGACATCGACCATCGGCACCAAAGACGAGTCAAAGGGCCGGCTTGTCCGTAAAGCCAAG ATTGAGATCCTGCTGTGTAAATCAGAGAACTTCAACAGCATCATGTCCAGCAAAAAATCCGACCGCCCCAAATCCGCCGAGGAAGAGATCAAGATCTGA